A window of Kribbella sp. NBC_00382 genomic DNA:
AAGGTCAGGGCGCTGCTTGATGTAGTAGCTCTGGTTCAGCCAGTTCCAGCCCTTGCTGGTCTTGTCGACCAGGTCCTCGCTGAACGCGTTGGCCTCCGGGTAGGACTCGGTCGCGTTCACGTGGACGCCGAACGCGGCGTTGTAGTCCTTGCCCTGCTTCAGCAGCGTGTTGAGGTCGGTGAGTCCACCGGCCCGGATGTTGTAGTTGCCGCCGTAGTCGGGATGCGCCGAGTCATGGCCTTCCGAGCCGTAGCCCTTGAGCAGCGCCATCTGGCCGAGACCGTCGGTCGAGAGCGAGATCCGCTTGACGTCGTCCAGCGTGCGCAGGAACGGATGCGTCGCCTGGCTGGCGAAGTTGAACGGGATGTGCGTGATCACCCGGTCCTTGACCTGGTCGCCACCCTTGGGCTCGACCATGATCGAGCGGAACGCGATCGCGCCGTCCTGCCAGTCGACGGTCTTGTCGTTGTTCGCGTCGGGCGTCACGACGACCTTTGCCCACGGCAACGGCTCGGTATACGGCGAGGTGTCGGCGCGGTAGGTCCATTGACCACTCCACACGCCGACCCGGCTGGTCCCGTCGGCCGCCTTGCGGGCCCGGTGCCAGAACCGTGCGCCGTCGTCGACGGACTGCCCGGACGGCTTGTCGTAGGTCGAGTTCGACTCGATCCCGGCGGCGAGACCGCTCGTGTTCACGAACGCGTACGCCGCTCCGTTGGCGGCCGGCTCCGCTGCCGTCGCCGCGGTCACCGGGGTGATCTTGTCCGCGGTCCGGGTGGAGTCGGGGTCGAGCGTGGTGAAGGCGGTGGTTGCGCCGGGGTCAGTGCTCGCGACCGAGACCAGGTCCTGGTCCGGGATGTCGAGTGTGTTCACCCTGCTGGTCGCGGTGTCGCGGATCGCGTCGATGCTGAAGGTGGTCACCCGGCCGGTCAGCGCCAGGCTGGCGTCCAGCTCGACGCCGGGCAGGGCATCGAAGGCCAGCTTGTACTGCGCCTTGCCGGTGGTGACCGTCGGCGGTCCGGTCAGGTGGGCCGCTCGCGCGACTCCGTTGACGGTGACGGTCGAGATCGCGTCGGGCTGGCCACCCATGGACTTGCCGGAGGCGTGGTCGGCGTACCGGATGACGCGGGGGAAGTCGGCGGCGACGGTCACGGTGAGCTCAGGTGAGGTGAGCGTGAGGTCGGTCGCTGCTTCGGTGGTGGGGCCGGCGGTGGCGGCCGTTGGGGGTATTGCGACGAGCAGACCGGCGGCCAGCGCGGCTGCCGCTAAGGACGGAAGTACGGGTCGAGACACGGTGGGACTCCTGACGGGCGGGTCACTGTGTCACGGATTCTGCGTACATAACCGCTAACAAGTCAAGAGAAACGAACACTAATGAACAAGATTGGTGAACGTTTCAGCTCACTGTGCCTCTGTGATTTCCCCTGGAGATGCAACCTTCCGTCGTAGTCCGGTGTGTCTTCCGTAACCAAGCAACCGGAGGAGACCCATGGTGCGCAGGAAGCACTGGTTGATCACGGCCGCGTGCACGACGATGGCCGCAGGCCTCGTCGCCGCTCCGTCGCAGGCCGCGACACCGCCCACTAGTGGACCGTCGGCGAAACCGTCGTCGACGGTCACCCTGATCACAGGTGACAAGGTGACCGTCACCCCGCAAGGCAAGTCCTGGACCGTCAGCGTCGAGCAGGCCCGGCAGCCCGGCCGGCCGGAGGGATTCTTCCGCCAGGTCACGCCGGCCGGGGTCACCGTGATCCCGGCGAGTGCGCTGCCGCTGGTGCGCTCCGGCGTACTGGATCGTGCGCTGTTCGACGTCACGGGCCTGATCGACCAGAAACTGGACGACGCCCACACCAAGGAGCTGCCGCTGCTGGTGCAGGGCGGCAACACCCGCGCCGCGGCCACCTTCGGCAAGGTGACCAGGCAGTTGCCGGCCGCCAAGCTCGCGGCGGTGTCGGTCGCCAAGCCGTTCGAGCTGTCGAAGCTCACGGGGACGACGAAGATCTGGCTGAACGGACGGGCGAAGCCGACGCTCGACGTCAGCGTCCCGCAGGTCGGCGCTCCCGCCGCTTGGCAGGCCGGCTACACCGGCGCCGGGGTGCAGGTCGCCGTACTGGACACCGGGTACGACGCCGCGCATCCCGATCTCAAGGGGGTGGTGAAGGGCTCGAAGGACTTCCTTGGTGACGGCAGTGGGATGAAGGACGAGGTGGGCCACGGGACGCATGTCGCGTCGACGGTCGCGGGCCGCGGTACTGCGTCCGGCGGCAGGTACGTCGGTGTCGCCAAGGGTGCCGACCTGCTGATCGGCAAGGTCTGCGGAGTCGACGGCTGCCCGTACGACGCGATCATCGCGGGCATGCAGTGGGCCGCGGCGAGTGGCGCGAAGGTGGTGAATCTCAGTCTCGGCGGCGGGCCGACCGACGGTACCGATCCGTTGTCGGCCGAGGTGAACCGGCTCACCGCCGCCACCGGCACGTTGTTCGTGATCGCGGCCGGCAACGACGGGCCGACCGGGCGGGTCTCCAGTCCGGCGACAGCCGATGCCGCGCTGGCGGTTGCATCGGTCACCAAGCAGGACGAGTTGAGCGACTTCTCGTCGATCGGCCCGCGGGTCGGCGACTACGCGATGAAGCCTGACCTGGCGGCTCCCGGCTCGGACATCGTCGCGGCCCGCGCCGCCGGCACGCTGTCGGACGAGGCTGTTGACGAGTACTACGCCCGGATCTCCGGTACGTCGATGGCGACGCCGCACGTGGCCGGTGGTGCTGCGATCCTCGCGGGGCAGCACCCGGGATGGAAGGCGCCGCAGTTGAAGGCAGCGCTGATGGGCAGCGCGCATCCGATCTCGGCCGGCGTGTTCGCGCAGGGTGCAGGGCGGCTCGACCTTGCCCGGGGGACCAGTCAGCAGGTCCTGGCCGAGCCGGCGAGCTTGAGCTTCACGGCCGCGTCATGGCCGCACGACAAGCCACAGGATCAGAGCAAGCAGGTCGTCTATCGCAACGACGGCGAGGCTGCGATCACGTTGGAGCTGCGGCTCGACGTGCGGAACTCGGCTGGAGCTGAGGCGCCGGCCGGTCTCTTCAAGACGTCCGCGGACCAGGTCGTAGTACCGGCTGGTGGGCAGGCATCGGTGGGGGTTTCGGTTGCTCCTGGCAACGTCGCGCCGGAGACCTACGGTGGGCGGCTGGTCGCGTCGTCGGCCGATGGCAAGACGGTGGTTCAGACACCGCTCGGGGTCTATGTCGAGCCGGAGAGCTATGACCTCAGCCTGACGATGAAGGACCGTACGGGTGCGCCGATCGAGCCTTCGACCGGCAACGGCACCGCGGTCGTGCTCAGTCTCGACGACCGGCAACTGCAGTACTTCCCGGTGCTGCCCGGGGACAAGGTGCGGTTGCCGGCCGGACGGTACGCGGTTCTGGGCGCGATGAATACCCCGGTTCCCGGCCGGTTGGAGCCGTCGGTCACGTCGGCCGCGGAGCCGGAGATCGACCTGCGGAGCGACACCGTCGTACCGTTCGATGCCCGGCAGGGTCAGCAGATCAGCCTTGCGCTGGATGCCAAGGACGCGAAGGTGGTGGCGGGGACTGCCGGTACGGTCGTGCATACCGACAAGGTCGATGCGGGGTTCATCAGCACGCTGGTGCGCGACAGCTACGCGGTGCCGACTCGCGGGTCGGTGGAGCATTTCGGCTACTACACGCGGGCTCAGCTCGAGCGTCCGTTGGTTCGGCTGACGGCTGAGGGCAAGGACACCGGAGCTACTTGGGCTCCGAACACTGCGCAGCTCGTGGGGGCTGAGAACCTGACGGTCGTCGATGCCGGGCATGCGCGCCCGGAGGACGTGGCCGGCAAAGATCTGAAGGGCAAGCTTGCACTGTTCACGCTGTCGGGGGACGAGGGTTCGGCCTTCGACGAGCGGGTCGGACTGTTGCAGCAGGCTGGGGCGACCGCGGCGTTGTTCTACTTCAAGGACGAGGTGGGGGTGTCGACGGATGAGACCAGGCTTCCGACGTTGGTACTCGATGACGCGTCGGCCGGCCGGCTTGCCGGGCAGCAGGTCAGGCTGGCGGGGAATGCTGGGAGCCCCTACCGGTATGAGATCGCGCTGCCGTCATTCGGGAAGATCCCGGGGAGTCTGGCCTATCGGCTGCCGAACCGCAGTCTGGGTGCTGTGCAGGCGAAGTACCACGCCTTCGCTCCTGGTGGTGTCGGGTATCTCGACCACAGTTCCATCGCGGGCACCATCGACATGGGTGGTTACCTGTGGTCGGACGTCGTGAAGTTGCCTACGGCGCGGACCGAGTACTACTCGACCGGCGTTCATTGGCAGACCTCGCTGCGTGCTGCGGCCGGGCCTGAGGAGAGTGAGCAGGCCTACCTCGGACTCCCGCACGTCTACAAGCCAGGGGAGAAGGTCTCGATCGATTGGGCGAAACCGGTCTTCGGGCCTGGCTTCGGAGCATTGAGCAGGGGTGAGCGGGATCGGCCGTTGCAGGCATATCGGGATGGTGATTCGATCGATGTGTTGCTGCCGTTGTTCAGCGATTCGGCCAGCCACACGGGGATCCCGAGGCCGGAGGAGTACAGCTTCGCCGACAAGGGGACGACCAGCCTGTACGCCGATGGCAAGGTGGTCGGGCAGAGCGACATACCGGGCGATGGTGTGTTCAAGGTGCCGGCTGGGGAGGCCGCGTACAGGCTGGTGACTTCGGTGCGGCGGGACAGCCCGAGGTGGCCGTTGGCTACTCAGGTGTCGGCGGAGTGGGCGTTCCGGTCGTCGACGACTGATGGGCCGGAAGCGCTGCCGTTGCTGGCTGTGCGGCTCGATCCTCGGCTCGACCTGCTGGACAACGCGCCGGCTGGTCGTCGGTTCGCCATCCCGGTCAGCGTTCCGGGCGGTCGGTTGAAGGCTGTCGAAGCGTCGTACGACGATGGCGCGACTTGGCAGGCCGCCGTCCTGCGGAGGGTCGGGTCGGGGTGGACGGCAACGATCAGACACCCGGCGAGTGGGTTCGTGTCGCTGCGCTCCAGCGCGACGGATGCCAAGGGCAACAGCGTGGTCCAGACCACGATTCGCGCCTACCGACTGAAGTGAACAGTCCGCGGGCGGTCCTTCGGACCGCCCGCGGACGTTGGAGAGTGGGGCTGCGCGGCGTTGGGAGGCGGCGGCTGGGGAGCGACTAGCTGGCGGGGAGGATTCGGCCGGTGACGGAGCCGAGGGAGATCTTTGCGCCGGCCGAGGTGGCGGCGGTGGCGGTGATGGTGACCTCGTCGCCGTCCTGGAGGAAGGTGCGCTCCTCGCCCTTGACGGTGATCGGCTCGCGGCCGCCCCAGCTGAGCTCCAGGAACGAGCCGCGCTGGTTCTTGTCCGCGCCCGAGACGGTACCGGAGGCGAACAGATCGCCGGTACGGACGGAGGCGCCGTTGACCGACAGGTGGGCGAGCATCTGCGCCGGGGACCAGTACATCTCCCGGTACGGCGGGCTGCTCACCAGCTCGCCGTTCCAGTAGACCTCGAAGGTGATGTCGAGGTTGGTCAGCTTCTCGCTCGCCAGGTACGGAAGTACTGGCGGGTCTTGTTGGTGCAGCGCAACCTCAGCCGACTCGAGCGCCTCCAGCGGGACGACCCACGGTGAGATCGAGGTGGCGAACGACTTGCCGAGGAACGGGCCGAGCGGAACGTACTCCCAGGCCTGGATGTCGCGGGCGGACCAGTCGTTGAGCAGCACCACGCCGTACACGTGATCCTTGAACTCGTCGACGCCGACGCGGCTACCGAGGGTTGTCGGCTTGCCCACCACATAGCCGAGCTCCACCTCGATATCGAGCCGCTGTGATGGCCCGTACGTCGGGTTGTCGTCGGAGGGCGCCTTGCGCTGACCGCTCGGCCGGATGATGTCGGTGCCGCTGGCAACGACCGTACCGGCGCGGCCGTGGTACCCGACCGGCAGGCGCTTCCAGTTGGGGAGCAGCGGCTCGGCGTCGGGGCGGAACAGCCTGCCCACGTTGGACGCGTGGTGCTCCGAGGCGTAGAAGTCGACGTAGTCGGCGACCTCGAACGGCAGCTGCATCGTCACCTGGTCGAGCGGGATCAGGTGCGGCTCGACGGCGTCGCGGTTGTTCTCGTTGCGGACCAGATCGAGCAGCCACTCGCGAGTCGCGTGCCAGGCCGGCCGGCCTTGGGCGAGGAATGCGTTCAGGGTCGGCTGGGTGAAGACCTGCGCGCCGTCGAGCATCTGCGCCGACGCGACCGGGGCGAGATCGATCACCTGGTCACCGACCGCCGCGCCCACTCGCGGCTCCTCGTCGCCGGTGCGGAAGACGCCCAGCGGCAGGGTCTCGGGTCCGAACGCGGAGTTCGCGGGGATGTCGATCCAGGTCACGGGGTCTCCAGAAGCTTCAGTGCGGTCAGGTCGTGGCGGGGTTCGTCGATGCTGCAGGAGCCGAAGCTGGTGAACCAGCGCCTGGTCCCGGTCGCCTGCTCCTCGGACAGTTGGGCTGCCGTGGCTGCCAGGTCTTCGCCGTCGCGATTCTCAAGTACCGCCGCTACTTCGTCCTGGCCGGCGCCGTCGAGTGAGGCGCGGGTGGCGAGCAGGACGTTGAGGAAGCCGTGGTGCTCGAAGCCGGTGTCCTCGGCGGTGTGGCGGACGGCATTGTGCAGGCCGGCCGTGCACTTGAAGGCCACCTCGCGGTCGAGGCAGGCGGTGATGAAGGCGGCGATCTGGTCGGCGGTCGGGAAGAGCGAGGCGTCGAGGCCGCCGGTGCGCAGCTTGGCGTGGTACCCGGCGTCGGCGACGACGTCGAGCGCGCGCTCCCAGGCGCCGTCCAGGCCGATCTCGACGAAGGCGTTCTCCTCGTCCAGGCAGTCGTCGCAGGCGCGGACCACGCGGAGCGCGTTGCGGGACAGGTCGTCTTCGTCGCGCAGGCGGACCTCGATGGCCTTGACGACGACGTCGGCCGAGCGGTCGCCGTACCGGATGGCAGGCTCGATCCCGCCCGCGCCGCCGGTGATCACGACGGACACCTCGAGCGGACTGTTCGCCTTCGCGGCCTCGGCGGCGACCTTCATCAGGTTGTCGTCGGTACAGATGAATGGGCCGACGAGATCGGCGTACGACGCCTGCCGGTGGGCGCGGTGCGCGGTCACGGCCTCGACCAGGGGAAGGTCGCCGGGCGGGAACATCGCCGCGTCGTCGACCAGGTGCCGGAACAGGGCAGGGATGGTTGACATGGCTCCGAGCCTAACGGATGCTTTCGGTAAGCGGACACTTGTGTTCGATAATCGGAGAGGTTTTGGGTGAATGGCGTTTTATCGGCAGGCAGGGCAGATTCCGCCGAAGCGGCACACGCAGTTCCGCAAGCCGGACGGCGGGCTGTACTACGAGGAGCTGATGGGCGAGGAGGGGTTCTCGTCGGACTCGTCGCTGCTATACCACGCGGGCGTGCCGTCGGCGATCGTCGACTCTCAGGTCTGGGAGTTGCCGGACCTGGCGACTGTTGCGAACCACCCGCTCACGCCGCGGCATCTCAAGCTGCACGACCTCTTCGTGTCCGGCTCGGGCAACAACGTCGTCGAGCATCGCCGGCTGGTGCTCGGGAACGGTGATGTCCGGATCTCGTACGTCATCGCTTCGGAGGTTTCGCCGTACTACCGCAATGCGATCGGTGACGAGTGCGTGTACATCGAGCGCGGGTCGGCTGTGGTGGAGACGGTCTTCGGTGTTTTGGAGGCTGCCGAGGGCGACTACGTGATCATTCCGCGGGCCACCACGCATCGGTGGGTGCCGGGGGCGGACGGCGTACAGGCTTATTGCATCGAGGCGAACAGTCACATCGCGCCGCCCAAGCGGTATCTGAGCCGGTTCGGTCAGTTCCTCGAGCATGCTCCTTATTGTGAGCGGGATCTGCATGCGCCGGGATCTGTTTTTGTTGTCGAGGGCAATGATGTCGAGGTGCTGGTGAAGCATCGTGGGCAGGGGGCGAGCGGCATCGTCGGCAGCCGGATGACGTACGCGACGCATCCCTTCGATGTTGTCGGGTGGGATGGGTGCCTGTATCCGTACACCTTCAACGTGAGCGACTTCGAGCCGATCACTGGGCGGATCCACCAGCCGCCACCTGTGCATCAGGTCTTCGAGGCCAACAACTTCGTGATCTGCAACTTTGTGCCGCGGAAGGTCGACTATCACCCGCTGTCGGTGCCGGTGCCGTATTACCACTCGAACGTTGACTCCGATGAGGTCATGTTCTACTGCGGCGGCGATTACGAAGCCCGCAAGGGCTCCGGTATCGGCCTGGGCTCCATCTCGCTCCATCCGGGCGGGTACGCCCACGGGCCTCAGCCGTCCGCCATCGAGGCCTCCCTCGGCGCCGAATCCTTCGAGGAACTGGCCGTCATGGTCGACACCTTCCGGCCTTTGGAGCTAGGCGAGGGTGGCGCGGCCGTCGACGACGGCGTCTACGCCTGGACCTGGGCCGGCCGCCGCCTGTAGGTGTACTCCCCACGCTGGCCGCAACGTCCACTCCTACGTCGTTCCCTCTGCGGCTAGCTCCCGCCCACCCTGGTGCGCGGGCTACTTCGTCGCCCGCTTGGTGTGACCACTGAGCGGGCGGGCTTGTTGGGGTGGGGACTGTTCGTGCCCTCGCTGGCTGGCCTCATGCGCCGGGTACTCCCCACGCCAGCCGCCCGCTCGCTCCTACGTCGCTCACTCCGCGCCTGGCTCCCGCCCACCCTGGGCGCGGGCTCCTACGTCGCCCGCTTGATGGGACCACTGAGCGGGCCGGTCGGTGGTGGTGACGTCGGGTGAAGCCCGGCTCTGTCCTGGTGCGGTGGACGGCGCGGCTGAGGTCGTTGCAACCGGTCCGGCCGGTGAACCAGTCGGTGTTGAAGGTGACCCACGCCCGCTCGGCATGATGCGGTATGGCAGCGGCGGATGGATGACAGATCGTCCTCGGCTGAGGCTGAGGCTGAGGCTGTGCGTGGCTTCGCTGGGGTTGGCGAGTTAATCAGCCAGCGTACAAACGAGTTCGCCGCCGAACTGCCCGGACTGCTCAATGATCCGGAAGCCGTGGCGCTCCAGTTCGAGGCGCAGGGCCTCGGCCGTCAAGTGTCGGCGGTTCGGGATATACCAGGAGCTGCCGAATCGGACCGAATCGGTGACCTGGGTTGGCACGGGGGCCCAGACGATGCCGGTCCTCGGGTCATAGCGGTCATCGTCGTCGTAGACGCGGCCGGGTTCATACATCGCGGTGCTGATCAGATACCGGCCATCAGGTTGGAGCCGACGGTGCACGCCGGCCAGGACGTTGCCGCGGTCGACGTCTGTGACTATGGACTGGAGGCAGAAGATGTCGATCACATAGTCGAAGCGGTCGTCGGCATCCGGCCACTTGCAGATGTCCTGCACGGCGAATCGGACCTCCAGGCCGCGCGCCTCGGCGAACTGGCGGGCAACCGCGATGGCGTCCGGCACAAGGTCTACAGCGTCGACCTGGAAGCCGCGCTGAGCAAGGAAGCAGGCGGCCGCGCCTGTGCCGCAGCCGTACTCAAGCACCCGACGACCATGGGCCTGCTCGCCGGTCGGCAGCACGCGATCCAGGAAATCACGGGCCTGGAAGTCCTCGTATGCCACGCCTGTATCGCCTGTGTGCAGGTCGTTCCATAGGTTCAGGCCTTCGCGACGAAGGCGCTCGTACGCGGCCATATGTTCCGCTTCGTAGTATCGACCGGACAATCCGGGCAGTGTATGACCGGACGCCAGCCACCACGCCCTAAGCAGTCGACGCCGGGATACGGACTTCGCTGACGGGCTCATGACCAGAGCGTATGCAGCCGCCCGTCCCAGATCTGTTGTTCGAACGTAGGGATCTCCCGCGATCCGGCCGTTCTACGCTTCGTCAGCGAAACCGACTGCTCGCGACAGCGTCCGCCGAACAAGAGGGTGTTTCCACTCAGAACTCACGTGAGCTGCGGAGACAGGGACAAGTTCGGTAAAAGGGCTACTCCGCGAATGGTTGATTGTCGAGCGACTTGACCGTCCTCGACCGGGAACCGGAGCGGAACTGTGGGGCGAACGCCTGGCGCCATCAAATGCGCATCGGCGCCGCCATCTCGGCCGCAGTCTGCACAGCTGATCGAATGTTTGAGAGATTGTGTAGATGAGGTTCTTCCGCGGACGTAGCTCTGAGCAGCCGATCGCGTCTGTGCCGTCGAAGGCCAGTTGTCTGGTTGAGATGACTGGTACGACGACCTTCGGTGCTGAGGCGCTAGCGGACTTGTTCATTGCACATCAGGCGCCTGAAGGCGGCGTCCTCGAGCTCCCGGGGATGCTGATCGCAGAGCCAGAAAACCCGGCCGACGCCAGCGCCGTTGCTGTGCACGTTCAGGGCGCACGCATTGGCTATCTCCCTGGGTACCTGGCGCAGGAGGAACCTTTCGATGATGTCGGTAGCTGCCGCGTCCAGTTGTGGGCAGCCCAGACGGACAAGGGATTGCGGGTGCGAGGCTGGGCCGCGTGGGGTGGTGAGACGATCGCCTGGCCGTATACGACGTCGAACCCGCCGGCGGTGACCGTCGAGGATCGCCGGGTAGAGGCCGCAGCCGCGACCAGCACGATGGTCGACGAGGCGCTGCGGGGTGGCGGCGAGCGGGCGGCACAGTTCCAGCGTGGGTTGCTGGGCAGCTACCACTACCTGGAAACGGTTGAGCCGATCAAGGAGTTGAAGCGCCTCGGACGTCTAGATGAGGCTCTCACATTGTGCTACGGCGCAATCGAGGCTGCCTAGAAAGACCGTGAGGGTCGCGAGCCCGCGCCTTGGTACACAGAGCAGGCTGCCATCATCCACCGCAAGCTCGGTGAACGGATCGAAGAGGAAGCGGTGCAGAAGCGGCTCATCAAGCTCGCCGGGCACGATCAACTTCCTTATAGACATCCCGTACATCTGCCACGTCGACGACTGGTAGCTGGTTGGCGCGACCTGGGGCTAAGGCTGTCGTGCGGGGAATGTGGCCAGCGTTGACTGCAGGGACTCGAGGGTGTCCAGGACGATGTCGAAGAGTGGGCGATCGTCTGTTTGGTCTAGCCATTCGTTCAAGGAGACGTTCAGTAAGGTCACGCTGATCTCGGCCAGTAGGGTCGCGGTCAACGGGTCCTCGCCGCGCTTGACGAAACCGGCGCGGATCGCGTCGCGGAGGGCCGCGAGTTTGCGGAGGTTGCGTTCGCGGAGGCTTTCGTCGGTTTGGATGATCTGGCGCTTCTCGCGGAGTTCGTCGAGCCGGCCCTCGAAGCGGGTCTCCGCGATGGTTTTCAGGCCTTCGACGATCAGTGTCACCGGGTCGATCGCGGCGGGGGTGTCAGCCATCATCTGGGTGACTAGGCCCGGTACCTCCTCCTCGCCGGAGAAGAGGACCTCGCGCTTGTCGGCGAAGTGGCGGAAGAACGTGCGGGTGGTGAGCCCGGCCCGCGCGGTGATCTCCGGCACGGTCGTCGCGGCGAACCCCTGCTGAGCGAAAAGGTCCAGCGCGGCCCGCTCCAAGCGCTCACGCGCGTCCGGCTGCCATCTGCTCACGAGCCGAGTGTAGTTGATGACATG
This region includes:
- a CDS encoding S8 family serine peptidase; its protein translation is MVRRKHWLITAACTTMAAGLVAAPSQAATPPTSGPSAKPSSTVTLITGDKVTVTPQGKSWTVSVEQARQPGRPEGFFRQVTPAGVTVIPASALPLVRSGVLDRALFDVTGLIDQKLDDAHTKELPLLVQGGNTRAAATFGKVTRQLPAAKLAAVSVAKPFELSKLTGTTKIWLNGRAKPTLDVSVPQVGAPAAWQAGYTGAGVQVAVLDTGYDAAHPDLKGVVKGSKDFLGDGSGMKDEVGHGTHVASTVAGRGTASGGRYVGVAKGADLLIGKVCGVDGCPYDAIIAGMQWAAASGAKVVNLSLGGGPTDGTDPLSAEVNRLTAATGTLFVIAAGNDGPTGRVSSPATADAALAVASVTKQDELSDFSSIGPRVGDYAMKPDLAAPGSDIVAARAAGTLSDEAVDEYYARISGTSMATPHVAGGAAILAGQHPGWKAPQLKAALMGSAHPISAGVFAQGAGRLDLARGTSQQVLAEPASLSFTAASWPHDKPQDQSKQVVYRNDGEAAITLELRLDVRNSAGAEAPAGLFKTSADQVVVPAGGQASVGVSVAPGNVAPETYGGRLVASSADGKTVVQTPLGVYVEPESYDLSLTMKDRTGAPIEPSTGNGTAVVLSLDDRQLQYFPVLPGDKVRLPAGRYAVLGAMNTPVPGRLEPSVTSAAEPEIDLRSDTVVPFDARQGQQISLALDAKDAKVVAGTAGTVVHTDKVDAGFISTLVRDSYAVPTRGSVEHFGYYTRAQLERPLVRLTAEGKDTGATWAPNTAQLVGAENLTVVDAGHARPEDVAGKDLKGKLALFTLSGDEGSAFDERVGLLQQAGATAALFYFKDEVGVSTDETRLPTLVLDDASAGRLAGQQVRLAGNAGSPYRYEIALPSFGKIPGSLAYRLPNRSLGAVQAKYHAFAPGGVGYLDHSSIAGTIDMGGYLWSDVVKLPTARTEYYSTGVHWQTSLRAAAGPEESEQAYLGLPHVYKPGEKVSIDWAKPVFGPGFGALSRGERDRPLQAYRDGDSIDVLLPLFSDSASHTGIPRPEEYSFADKGTTSLYADGKVVGQSDIPGDGVFKVPAGEAAYRLVTSVRRDSPRWPLATQVSAEWAFRSSTTDGPEALPLLAVRLDPRLDLLDNAPAGRRFAIPVSVPGGRLKAVEASYDDGATWQAAVLRRVGSGWTATIRHPASGFVSLRSSATDAKGNSVVQTTIRAYRLK
- a CDS encoding homogentisate 1,2-dioxygenase, translated to MAFYRQAGQIPPKRHTQFRKPDGGLYYEELMGEEGFSSDSSLLYHAGVPSAIVDSQVWELPDLATVANHPLTPRHLKLHDLFVSGSGNNVVEHRRLVLGNGDVRISYVIASEVSPYYRNAIGDECVYIERGSAVVETVFGVLEAAEGDYVIIPRATTHRWVPGADGVQAYCIEANSHIAPPKRYLSRFGQFLEHAPYCERDLHAPGSVFVVEGNDVEVLVKHRGQGASGIVGSRMTYATHPFDVVGWDGCLYPYTFNVSDFEPITGRIHQPPPVHQVFEANNFVICNFVPRKVDYHPLSVPVPYYHSNVDSDEVMFYCGGDYEARKGSGIGLGSISLHPGGYAHGPQPSAIEASLGAESFEELAVMVDTFRPLELGEGGAAVDDGVYAWTWAGRRL
- a CDS encoding class I SAM-dependent methyltransferase; the protein is MAAYERLRREGLNLWNDLHTGDTGVAYEDFQARDFLDRVLPTGEQAHGRRVLEYGCGTGAAACFLAQRGFQVDAVDLVPDAIAVARQFAEARGLEVRFAVQDICKWPDADDRFDYVIDIFCLQSIVTDVDRGNVLAGVHRRLQPDGRYLISTAMYEPGRVYDDDDRYDPRTGIVWAPVPTQVTDSVRFGSSWYIPNRRHLTAEALRLELERHGFRIIEQSGQFGGELVCTLAD
- a CDS encoding TetR/AcrR family transcriptional regulator, whose product is MSRWQPDARERLERAALDLFAQQGFAATTVPEITARAGLTTRTFFRHFADKREVLFSGEEEVPGLVTQMMADTPAAIDPVTLIVEGLKTIAETRFEGRLDELREKRQIIQTDESLRERNLRKLAALRDAIRAGFVKRGEDPLTATLLAEISVTLLNVSLNEWLDQTDDRPLFDIVLDTLESLQSTLATFPARQP
- the fahA gene encoding fumarylacetoacetase; translation: MTWIDIPANSAFGPETLPLGVFRTGDEEPRVGAAVGDQVIDLAPVASAQMLDGAQVFTQPTLNAFLAQGRPAWHATREWLLDLVRNENNRDAVEPHLIPLDQVTMQLPFEVADYVDFYASEHHASNVGRLFRPDAEPLLPNWKRLPVGYHGRAGTVVASGTDIIRPSGQRKAPSDDNPTYGPSQRLDIEVELGYVVGKPTTLGSRVGVDEFKDHVYGVVLLNDWSARDIQAWEYVPLGPFLGKSFATSISPWVVPLEALESAEVALHQQDPPVLPYLASEKLTNLDITFEVYWNGELVSSPPYREMYWSPAQMLAHLSVNGASVRTGDLFASGTVSGADKNQRGSFLELSWGGREPITVKGEERTFLQDGDEVTITATAATSAGAKISLGSVTGRILPAS